Proteins encoded by one window of Aliivibrio wodanis:
- a CDS encoding UPF0304 protein: MDMTNAQRLILSNQYYLMSQMDPANAEKYQRQQLIVERGYELQIRELDKDFGCITEAECREIIDFMEMYHAMQESYNMLVPECQAKVDARRLQFLGFDIATEAQQVNYVRFLTTSEGLYPQFDKADHHFNSQMTMTDKYRRMLTTWRNCPRQYHLCSTEMAQIFNA; the protein is encoded by the coding sequence ATGGATATGACAAATGCTCAACGCTTAATTCTTTCTAACCAGTATTATTTGATGTCACAGATGGATCCTGCAAATGCAGAAAAATACCAACGCCAACAACTGATTGTTGAACGTGGTTATGAACTACAAATCCGTGAATTAGATAAAGACTTTGGTTGCATTACAGAAGCAGAATGTCGTGAGATCATCGACTTCATGGAGATGTACCATGCAATGCAAGAATCTTACAATATGTTGGTTCCTGAATGCCAAGCAAAAGTAGACGCTCGTCGTCTTCAGTTCTTAGGCTTTGATATTGCTACAGAAGCGCAGCAAGTGAACTACGTTCGTTTCCTAACAACTTCTGAAGGTTTATACCCTCAGTTTGATAAAGCGGATCACCACTTCAATAGCCAAATGACAATGACTGATAAATACCGTCGCATGCTAACAACATGGCGCAACTGCCCACGTCAATACCACTTATGTTCAACAGAGATGGCGCAAATCTTTAACGCTTAA
- a CDS encoding putative exported protein — protein MKKSTLALIVPAILLSSAAMADSTYVTGNVQAHDSDLHGSSMTSTLEAGHTFDNAFGGLTLLTEFDGIQLGTLKNDDGVKSNSPAYVTLGAEQSFSINENLWMAVGYHHLMANGKEVQYRPLVKIGYNFDNGISISNRTRAHIDATDGDAKTDYRMDNRVAYTLLESELTLSYNNVYMIEGESMDHELRATWNKKEGVQPYVEYRNQADNYNNAFVVGASYSW, from the coding sequence ATGAAAAAATCAACATTAGCACTTATCGTTCCTGCGATTCTTCTTTCTAGTGCAGCAATGGCTGACTCAACTTATGTAACAGGTAACGTACAAGCACATGATAGTGATCTTCATGGTTCAAGCATGACATCGACGCTAGAAGCGGGTCATACGTTTGATAATGCATTTGGTGGTCTAACACTATTAACAGAGTTCGATGGTATTCAACTAGGCACACTAAAAAATGATGATGGTGTTAAATCAAACTCTCCAGCATACGTAACATTAGGTGCAGAGCAATCATTCTCTATTAACGAAAATTTATGGATGGCTGTAGGTTACCATCACCTAATGGCGAACGGTAAAGAAGTACAATATCGCCCATTAGTGAAAATTGGCTACAACTTCGATAATGGTATCTCTATCTCTAACCGTACTCGTGCTCACATTGATGCAACTGATGGTGATGCGAAAACAGATTACCGCATGGATAACCGCGTAGCATATACACTGCTTGAATCTGAACTAACGTTAAGCTACAACAATGTATATATGATTGAAGGTGAATCTATGGACCACGAGCTTCGTGCAACATGGAATAAGAAAGAAGGTGTTCAACCATACGTTGAGTACCGTAACCAAGCTGACAACTACAACAACGCATTCGTAGTTGGTGCTTCTTATAGTTGGTAA